TAGCTATTTACCTAAACCTTCCAGTCTTCCATCCTTGGTCGGTGCCATTAGGTTTCAGTTTCAGACACAGGTGGTGACACTTAGCTAGCGGAGAGCTGACTAGTGAAATCGGGCTGTGTGGGCTACACGTTTTTCAGTGTTTCTTTTCTccctttgtttttttcttttttgggttTCAGTTTGAGTCTAGTTTaactttcatatttttgttttttaaaatagtaacatataatataataataatagcaatAATAGACTAAATAAAGCATAATATGCAATACAATAGAAGAAAGAGTAGCactaatcaaaataatatagtaAATCAAGTGACAATAGTCATAGAAAAACCCAATAAagtcataatatataataaactaaatgatAGTCATAAAAATATCTAGAATAGCTGTTGTCCCTCCCATTATCTTTATCCCGAATTAGTGCTTTTGAGGTCAGTTGATTCGCACTGCTATCTAGGATTTCCTTCTTATTTAGTATGGAAATTTATTTCTGCATACCCTATGGTACTTGGATTGAACATTTTGTGGAAATGAAATAGGTTAATGCTTTGCAATAAGATTGGAGGAATAAATAGGACAGGATTGTGTTGATCCAggaataaaatatgattaagcATATACTATTTGCTTCCCGGAATGAAACAAAGGGAGAAAACTCAGgacaatgttttttctttattctagcttttcttaaatttctttctaCAGGTCTGCAACTTTAATTGTCCTTTTTTTCCATTCCAAATGTTTTATGATCTCATTTCTTCATTGCTAAGCATTTTAATTGCTAGAATTTCAGTGACCTTCAAGTTTTCAAGATGAATTCCGGATAGATTCTGTTGATCTCATGCTCTCTTCTGCTTGTTGATAAAAGGATGGAGTATTAATTGAAACAAAGACAATATGCATTATCCTGAAATTAGAAAAGGAAACAGATAATATCAAGCCAAAATGAAAATGGCTATAAAAACCAAAAAGTTTTCAAATCCCTCTGTTTATATTGTAAGAGAAGTAAAAGGCAAAATCCTATACCATATCAAAAGTAAAGGTAGAGTGACCTAATATGGCATTCATTTCTGAGCAAATGCACCGAAGAACTGTATAAACTTGCATTGCTGCATAATTGACCATAGCCTTCTTTTTCCTGCCAAAACCTTTTAAGGTGTATTATGAGAAATTACTCATGGGTTGCTGCCTCACAATTGTAGCACTTAATGCTTGGTCGTTATGAAAAAGCATTGTGTGAAGTCAAAATCTTGGAAGTGGAGCTTGTCGTTAGAAAGCACTATAATTTCTGAGTGAAGTAGTTAACCTCATGACGCTGTAGTTTTATGATCGGGTCTCTCAAGGCAAAACTACAGGATAATAGGACAGTATGCTAAATATTGAAGGAGAAATACATTAAAAAcacctaaaaaatataaaggcCAAACTGTTGTCTATTAATTAACAGTGAGATTACTAGAATCAAAGTGCCAAAAGGACGCTGGTCACTTAACTTTGTGATGTATAGGATGTTAATGTAGAAGTCCCTTAAcagttttcataaaatttagtTCAGAGATATAAACTTAGACCCTGAAGGATATGTTGTGATTGCTAACTGTAAGCTTTTATATGGCATGCGTAAAGGTTAAGTGATAATATGAAGTATTTGTTGATGTTTATGTTGAACAGTGAAAAGATATGAAGATGTTTAAGAGGTTGAATtcttgttaaatatttaaaatatcaaaaagaaCTTTCAATAGTTATTGTTTCATTTCAGATTTACTTGTTATTAATCTCCTTTAAACTTTGTGTAAGTCTATATTGCTTCCCTTGCATTGACAGCGAAAGAGATGGGGAGGATGGTGGGTCATTTTCTTGTTTTGGTTCACAGAAAGGTGGTAAGCGCATTGTGCCTGCATCTCGCATTCCTGAGAGTAGCGGGCCAGCCTCTCAGCCAAATGGACCTCAAGTGGTTGGGTTGACAAATCAAGCCACAGGACAAGCTCCTTCTCTCTTAGCCCCCACCTTCTTCACCAGCATCTTTCACTCATTCTGCCCTTCCTTCCACTGCACAATCACCTAGTTGTTTCTTATCCTTATCCGCTAACTCACCTGGTGGTCCTTCATCTACAATGTATGCCACAGGACCATACGCTCATGAAACACAGCTGGTGTCTCCTCCAGTCTTCTCAAACTTCACTACTGAACCATCAACTGCCCCTCTCACTCCTCCACCTGAGTTGGCTCATTTAACAACTCCCTCTTCCCCAGATGTACCTTTTGCTCATTTTCTCATCTTCTGTGGATCTCAAAAACAGTGATAAGGGTAACTACATCAATGCAAATGATCttcaagctacatattcattCTACCCTGGAAGTCCTGCTAGTAGCCTTATATCTCGAATATCAAGAAACTCAGGTGACTGTTTATCATCTTCTTTTCCTGAACGGGAGTTCCGTCCACAGTGGGATTCATCATTGTCTCCTGAGAATGGACAATATCAGAGAACAGGGTCGGGGAGGGTATCTGGGCATGACACAAATGGTGTCACTAGTGCTTCCCAAGATACAAATTTCTTTTGCCCTGCCACCTATGCACAATTCTACTTGGACCAAAATCCTCCATTTCCTCGTAATGGTGGGAGATTAAGTGTTTCAAAAGATTCAGATGTTCAATCTACTGGTGGAAATGGACATAAGAGTAGGCATGCTAGAAGTCCTAAGCAGGATGTGGAAGAAATAGAAGCTTACCGAGCATCGTTTGGTTTCAGTGCAGATGAGATTATAAGTACCTCTCAAAATATGTGGAAATTTCTGATGTAATGGAGGATTCATTTACTATGATGCCCTTTGCCTCTGGCAAGTCTACAATGGAAGAAAACATAGAGCCTTCATTAATGAAAGGGTTCAAAGCTCAGGAGACTCAGGTGGCATTGCAGAGTAGTCTTGGCTCAGATCCAGGTCCAATAGGCAAGGAAGCAGACAATCAGGCCACCATATATCAAGGATATGAAGGTATGTTGTAAATTCTaggtttaaatattaatttgtttcaTTGCATCTTGAGAAACCatggaaatgaaaaataaaatagagtagCACTTTTAAATTACTTGCAATTTGGCTTcaacattatatataataacttttcTATAACTAGAGCCTTGGTGCCCTGCCATGTGCTGTGCTCTACTGACTTTTGATGgataaagttataatttttttgtccgGTAAGAATGTCAGACATTGGTCATCTTCGTATATTATCTGGAAAAGATGGAGGGTAATTTTGTGTTAGGGtgatatatacattttaaaattgggGATTTTCTGTATTCTACTTTTTCGTACCCTTTTCTTTATCTACCTGTAAGCAAATATGCCTTTTCTTGCATGTCAGATCATAAATCACAAAGGCACGGTAGCAACAACTCTGGGTTCAGCACACCAGAGAACCCTACTCTTGTAGATGATGAGGATATATTCTCAAAAATGGAATCTTCCAGAATTAGCAGGAAATATAAGATGGGGTTATCGTGCTCCGATGCTGAGATTGACTACAGGAGAGGAAGAAGCTTACGAGAAGGAAAGCGAATGTGATTTGGCATGACTAAGAATTAATCAGTTGAGAACATATTATCTGTTATCTGTGTATTAATTTGTAGCTttgtttcaaaaaaagaaaaagaaattctttACTTGGGGTTGTCTAATAGATGGGATGACCTAACTTAGATCTAACCGATTCTGTCCATCGTGTTTGACCCGATCTTACTGATCAATGAATGTAGTCTCTTTCTTCAAGCAAGTTCAGATTAATGTTTGAAGTGactgattttttgttttaaacaacgAGCAGTGTATGAACCTGCATTTGTTCGACAATAGGGCCTACAAACTCCGCACAAATGTTTTAGCTCATTGGTGTAGGCATGGTAATTAAAAAATCTGTTGACTGGATTTGGATTTTCTTTCATTACTAAAAGCGGGAATAAGTTAGAGGATGTAATTAGCCAGTCGTCTTACAGTCTAGGTGTATATTCGTTATGAAATTTTGGTTAAACATATTTTAGCTACTCTATAGGTGTAATGAATTCTTAATTTGATCTTTTCATGTTAGGTTGGTCTTTTCGTGTAAATGTTACCGATTTTATTCCTTTCATCGGCGTTTCTTTGTCTtcttaatttgatatatatatatatatatatatatatatatatatatatatatatatatatatatatatcaaattcaGTGTCTAGGTTTCAGGGTAATGGTTTAAGGTTCCAGGTTTAGGGTTAAGAGTTTAAGGTTGAGAGTTTGAGGTTGGGTGTGTGGGTGTTCACGGGTGGGTGGGTtggtgtgtatgtgtgtgtgaatgtgtggtatgtgtatgtgtatgcgtatgtgtgtgtgtatttatGTATGTTTGTCTGTGCgcttgtgtttgtgtgtctgAGTTGTCGGGTTTGTTTAGGTGGGTGAGTGAGTGTGTGTGTCTGTGAGTTGGTGGGTTAGTTTGGGTGGGTGTgtaatatgtgtgtgtgtttgtatgtgtttgtgtttgtaatGTATGTGTATGCATTTGTGTGTGTGGggggagagagagagtgagagaggggggggggggggggggagggggggggggggggggggggagggggggggggggggaaggAGGTGTTGTTTGTGTGTGTCTGTGAGTAGGTTGGTGGGTTTGGTTGGTTGGGTGGGTATATGTGCATGTGTGTCTGTGTGAATATGTCTGTGTGTTAtctttgtgtgtttgtgtacttttgtgtgtgtgtgtattttttgttataaCATATATGaatgtgtgcgtgtgtgtatgtgtgtttttAAGTTGTGTGCGtgagtatgtgtgtgtgtgtttgtgtctgtATTATGTGTATATGtgcttgtgtgtgtgtgtgtgtttatgtatgtgagtatgtgtgtgtgtgggggAGGGGGTGTATACGTTCTTGTGTGTATGCGTGTAATATATGCGTGTAATATATGCGTGTAATATATGCGTGTGTAACTTATATGTGTTTGTGCgtgtatgtttgattgtgtgtgtgtttgtgtatgtgtgtttgtgagTGGTGGTGGTGTGTCTGTAATATATTTGCGTGtgtgttttagggtttagggtttaggatctAGTGCTTAGGGTTTATGTTGTAGGGCGTGGTCTATAAGCTTTAGGTTTTGGGtatagggtttagggtttagggtttagaggGTTTAGCACttttagggtttggggtttgggtttggggttgcgggtttagggtttggggtttggggtttggggtttgtgTGTGTCTGTGAGTAGGTTGGTGGGTTTGGTTGGGTGGGTGGGTGTATGTGCATGTGTGTCTGTGtgaatatgtgtgtgtgtatgtctGTGTGTTAtctttgtgtgtttgtgtaCTTTTGCGtgtgtgtattttttattataacatatatgaatgtgtgcgtgtgtgtatgtgtgtttttAAGTTGTGTGCAtgagtatgtgtgtgtgtgtttatgtatgtgagtatgtgtgtgtgtgtgggggAGGGGGTGTATACGTTcttgtgtgtatgtgtgtaatTTATGCGTGTGTAACTTATATGTGTTTGTGCgtgtatgtttgattgtgtgtgtgtgtgtgtttgtgtatgtgtgtttgtgagTGGTGGTGGTGTGTGTGTAATATATTGCGTGTGTGTtttaggatttagggtttaggatgtAGTGCTTAGGGTTTATGTTGTAGGGCGTGGTCTATAAGCTTtaggttttgggtttagggtttagagggtttagggtttagaggGTTTAGCACttttagggtttggggtttttaCGGTCTGGGGTTgcgggtttagggtttggggtttaggggttagagtttagggttagggttaggggtttggggtttagggttaggggtttaaggttagggtttaaggtttaggggttagggtatATGGCTTAGGGTTTGTGGTGTATGGtatagggtttagggttttaggtttAGGTTTTTTGGTTCAGGGTCTATAGTTTAAgattcagggttcagggtttaGGGTTAAGTGTTTAAGGTTAAGGGTTTGATGTTGATGGTTAAGTGTTTAGGGTGTAGGGTTTAGGTTTTAGGATTTATTGTATAGGATTTAGGGAATAGGGTTTAGGTTGTGGGgtgtagggtttagggtttagagtttAGGGTTCAAGGTTAAGTGTTTAAGGTTGAGGGTTTAAGGTTTATGGTTAAATGTTTAAGGTGTAGGGTTTAGCGTTTAAGGTATAGGGTttaggttttagggtttaggatatAGTGGTTACGGTTTAAGCTGTAGGGTGTAGGGTTTAGGATTTTGGATTTAGGGTTAAAGGTTTTCGGTTTAG
This window of the Vigna angularis cultivar LongXiaoDou No.4 chromosome 7, ASM1680809v1, whole genome shotgun sequence genome carries:
- the LOC108336452 gene encoding LOW QUALITY PROTEIN: uncharacterized protein At1g76660 (The sequence of the model RefSeq protein was modified relative to this genomic sequence to represent the inferred CDS: inserted 2 bases in 1 codon; deleted 2 bases in 1 codon); this encodes MYATGPYAHETQLVSPPVFSNFTTEPSTAPLTPPPELAHLTTPSSPDVPFAHFLXSSVDLKNSDKGNYINANDLQATYSFYPGSPASSLISRISRNSGDCLSSSFPEREFRPQWDSSLSPENGQYQRTGSGRVSGHDTNGVTSASQDTNFFCPATYAQFYLDQNPPFPRNGGRLSVSKDSDVQSTGGNGHKSRHARSPKQDVEEIEAYRASFGFSADEIISTSQYVEISDVMEDSFTMMPFASGKSTMEENIEPSLMKGFKAQETQVALQSSLGSDPGPIGKEADNQATIYQGYEDHKSQRHGSNNSGFSTPENPTLVDDEDIFSKMESSRISRKYKMGLSCSDAEIDYRRGRSLREGKRM